In Croceicoccus sp. Ery15, a genomic segment contains:
- a CDS encoding HNH endonuclease has protein sequence MFRAELIERKARLSSADDDPVRKLASCPALVLNADYTPLSYYPLSLWPWQTAIKAVFLDRVDIVASYDREVHSPSLDMKIPSVIALKDFVKPSEFPAFTRFNLFLRDRFCCQYCGSPKHLTFDHVVPRRLGGKTSWENIVTACAPCNMKKGGRTPKQAHMHLHVDPIRPTSWQLQEKGRGFPPNYLHETWRDWLYWDIELEE, from the coding sequence ATGTTTCGGGCTGAGTTGATCGAACGGAAAGCCAGGCTCTCCAGCGCGGATGACGATCCCGTCCGCAAGCTGGCGAGTTGTCCGGCCCTTGTCCTCAACGCCGATTACACGCCTTTATCCTATTACCCGCTCAGCCTGTGGCCATGGCAGACCGCGATCAAGGCGGTGTTCCTCGACCGTGTCGATATCGTCGCCAGCTATGACAGAGAGGTGCACTCGCCCTCGCTCGACATGAAGATTCCCAGCGTGATCGCGCTGAAGGATTTCGTGAAACCGTCGGAATTTCCGGCCTTTACCCGTTTCAACCTGTTCCTGCGCGACCGGTTCTGCTGCCAGTATTGCGGCAGCCCAAAGCATCTGACGTTCGACCACGTGGTCCCGCGCCGTCTGGGCGGCAAGACCAGCTGGGAAAACATCGTCACCGCCTGCGCGCCCTGCAATATGAAAAAGGGCGGGCGAACGCCCAAACAGGCGCATATGCATCTGCATGTCGATCCGATCCGCCCCACCAGCTGGCAATTGCAGGAAAAGGGCCGCGGATTCCCGCCCAACTATCTGCACGAGACATGGCGCGACTGGCTCTATTGGGATATCGAGCTGGAAGAATGA
- a CDS encoding DUF1993 domain-containing protein: MNTAFTALLVPTYRNMLTALSAWLDKAQASSDADALMAARLAQDMYPLSTQIRFACVQVLEAIYRLQGKPLPEVAGALVAEGREAGDHPGTIAEGQRVIAETLAQVQALGGDALDMDADAALAHELPNGMSMDLSAQQYARDWALPQFYFHVMAAYAILRQQGIDLGKADYCAHMLPFIRQGAPAG, from the coding sequence ATGAACACGGCTTTCACTGCACTTCTGGTGCCTACCTATCGCAATATGCTGACCGCGCTGTCGGCGTGGCTGGATAAGGCACAGGCCAGCAGCGATGCCGATGCGCTGATGGCGGCGCGGCTGGCGCAGGACATGTATCCGCTGTCGACGCAGATCCGCTTTGCCTGTGTGCAGGTGCTGGAAGCCATCTATCGCCTGCAGGGCAAGCCATTGCCCGAAGTGGCCGGCGCGCTGGTGGCAGAGGGGCGCGAGGCGGGCGACCATCCCGGCACGATTGCCGAAGGGCAGCGCGTGATCGCCGAAACGCTGGCGCAGGTGCAGGCGCTGGGCGGCGATGCGCTGGATATGGATGCCGACGCCGCGCTGGCGCATGAATTGCCCAATGGCATGAGCATGGACCTGAGTGCGCAGCAATATGCGCGCGACTGGGCGCTGCCGCAGTTCTATTTCCATGTCATGGCCGCCTATGCGATCCTGCGTCAGCAAGGCATCGATCTGGGCAAGGCGGATTATTGCGCCCATATGCTGCCCTTCATCCGGCAGGGTGCGCCCGCAGGCTAG
- the hemH gene encoding ferrochelatase, with protein sequence MSNLTPLSRPADHPAAPVGRVAVLLVNLGTPDAAEKGAVKRYLAEFLSDRRVVEIPPIAWQPILRGIILNTRPAKSAHAYRQVWTDDGSPLAAITRRQAEALQQRMGDAIRIDWAMRYGKPAIADKVQALKDAGFDRIMFAPLYPQYSAATTATAVDHLGRALAGMRWQPAIRTLPPYHDDPAYIAALHADIARQVAALGWMPEVLLLSYHGMPERTLHLGDPYHCQCRKTARLLAEAVARTHPDLRIEVSFQSRFGRAKWLEPATDQVLEAEAKAGTRRLAVAAPGFSADCLETLEELAMQGRDQFTGAGGEQFAALACLNDGAAGMDMLEALVRRELKGWI encoded by the coding sequence ATGAGCAATCTCACCCCCCTTTCGCGTCCCGCCGACCATCCCGCCGCGCCGGTGGGACGGGTGGCGGTGCTGCTGGTCAATCTGGGCACGCCCGACGCTGCGGAAAAGGGCGCGGTAAAGCGCTATCTGGCCGAATTCCTGTCCGACCGGCGCGTGGTCGAAATTCCGCCCATCGCATGGCAGCCGATCCTGCGCGGCATCATCCTTAATACGCGGCCCGCGAAATCCGCCCATGCGTATCGGCAGGTCTGGACTGATGATGGCTCGCCCCTGGCGGCGATCACGCGGCGGCAGGCAGAGGCGTTGCAGCAACGGATGGGCGATGCAATCAGGATCGACTGGGCCATGCGCTATGGCAAGCCCGCGATCGCCGACAAGGTTCAGGCGTTGAAAGACGCTGGCTTCGACCGCATCATGTTCGCACCGCTCTATCCGCAATATTCGGCGGCGACGACCGCGACGGCGGTGGATCATCTGGGCCGCGCACTGGCCGGCATGCGCTGGCAGCCTGCGATCCGCACCCTGCCTCCCTATCACGATGATCCGGCCTATATCGCGGCGCTGCATGCCGATATCGCGCGGCAGGTCGCGGCGTTGGGCTGGATGCCCGAAGTATTGTTGCTATCCTATCACGGCATGCCCGAACGGACATTGCATCTGGGCGATCCCTATCACTGCCAATGCCGCAAGACCGCGCGCCTGCTGGCCGAAGCCGTGGCGCGAACCCATCCGGACCTGCGCATCGAAGTCAGCTTCCAGTCCCGCTTTGGCCGCGCCAAATGGCTGGAACCGGCGACCGATCAGGTGCTGGAGGCCGAAGCGAAGGCAGGCACCAGACGCCTTGCCGTCGCGGCCCCCGGATTTTCCGCCGACTGCCTCGAAACGCTGGAAGAGCTTGCCATGCAGGGGCGCGACCAGTTTACCGGCGCGGGGGGAGAGCAATTCGCCGCCTTGGCCTGCCTGAACGACGGGGCGGCAGGGATGGACATGCTGGAGGCACTGGTCCGCCGCGAGTTGAAAGGCTGGATCTAG
- a CDS encoding molybdopterin cofactor-binding domain-containing protein produces the protein MTGTAGPRAKIGPHLTRRNLLIGAAAGGGLIAIWAMMPRDYPAPLPAADGEQAFNAWLKVGRDGVVTVAVPQLEMGQGVTTLLPRIAAQELGADWRQVAVEPAAISAAYADPVLAARWSALWSDNILGTADDPDDYLVRRHAETERLMATAEGTGIAAYEQELREAAAAVRAVLAMAAANRWDVNYEECTAEAGFIRHGEKSLRFGELVDEAAQLSPPDPAPLLPDPATATLPEMTGNASLGDAGYFGRLDGPSKVDGSYPFAGDIRLPDMVFAAIAHGPLADSRLDSFDADAGRRVIGYLGRVEGEGWFACVGASQWAAEKALKAMKPRFRPGRDLPDDTRIAGALDQALAEGDPQVLFQQADPAAALQSMGVTEAEYSFAPQIHGTIETASATARLLDGRLSLWMATQAPGAARRAAAEALGIKEADVVLLPVGAGGSFDARLDIAIAREVAAIAYAIGRPVQLTYSRWQEHLRALPLPPARIGCRALVGQQGTIRAWHSRIAAPPAAREMHERLDNGLRAEAAMETAAGGTDPANLMGHRPPYAIPELLVDCVSADVGIPSGRLRGNGEIRPCFASECFVDEIARANGEEPLSFRISMLGNNPRLFACLQGVAQIAGWDGGNDGSSEGLACWQMDDPAGRPDGGGFIAVIANARLGSSETGGGVEVSGLSAYVDIGRIVDYDLALQQIEGGLLYGMSLALGMAVGFDNGLPRERTLAALNLPGLGRMPEISVGFAENNAPPFDPGEIGVVAAAPAIANALRAATGSRYRTMPIRIAEVSVPPSGSGASDPAASDPATQSEGGIAEPAAEDVTPDAAAPDYDGPVELPDGSIAR, from the coding sequence ATGACCGGAACGGCGGGACCGCGCGCAAAAATCGGCCCGCATCTTACGCGGCGCAACCTGCTGATCGGCGCGGCGGCGGGCGGCGGGCTGATCGCGATCTGGGCGATGATGCCGCGCGATTATCCGGCCCCCCTGCCTGCCGCCGATGGCGAGCAGGCATTCAACGCATGGCTGAAAGTGGGCCGCGACGGCGTGGTCACCGTGGCCGTGCCGCAGCTGGAAATGGGGCAGGGCGTCACCACGCTGCTGCCGCGCATCGCCGCGCAGGAACTGGGCGCGGACTGGCGGCAGGTGGCGGTGGAGCCTGCCGCGATCAGCGCCGCCTATGCCGATCCGGTGCTGGCGGCGCGCTGGTCGGCCCTGTGGTCGGACAATATTCTGGGCACTGCGGACGATCCGGACGATTATCTGGTCCGCCGCCATGCCGAAACCGAACGGCTGATGGCCACGGCCGAAGGGACCGGCATCGCGGCCTATGAACAGGAACTGCGCGAGGCCGCCGCCGCCGTGCGCGCGGTGCTGGCGATGGCCGCCGCCAACCGCTGGGACGTGAATTACGAGGAATGCACGGCCGAGGCGGGCTTTATCCGTCACGGTGAGAAAAGCCTTCGCTTTGGCGAGCTGGTGGACGAAGCGGCACAATTGTCGCCCCCCGATCCCGCGCCCTTGCTGCCCGATCCCGCCACTGCGACGCTGCCCGAAATGACGGGCAATGCCAGCCTTGGCGATGCAGGCTATTTCGGCAGGCTGGACGGCCCGTCGAAAGTCGACGGAAGCTATCCTTTCGCGGGCGATATCCGCCTGCCCGACATGGTGTTCGCCGCCATCGCGCATGGCCCGCTGGCCGACAGCAGGCTCGACAGTTTTGATGCCGATGCGGGGCGGCGGGTCATCGGCTATCTGGGACGGGTCGAGGGGGAGGGCTGGTTCGCCTGTGTCGGGGCCAGCCAATGGGCCGCGGAAAAAGCGCTGAAGGCGATGAAGCCGCGTTTCCGCCCGGGCCGCGACCTGCCCGACGATACGCGCATCGCCGGCGCGCTGGACCAGGCGCTGGCCGAAGGCGATCCGCAAGTGCTGTTCCAGCAGGCCGACCCCGCCGCCGCGCTGCAATCTATGGGCGTGACCGAGGCGGAATACAGTTTTGCCCCGCAGATCCACGGCACCATCGAAACCGCCAGCGCCACGGCCCGTTTACTCGACGGGCGGCTGTCGCTGTGGATGGCGACGCAGGCCCCCGGCGCCGCCCGCCGTGCCGCGGCCGAGGCTTTGGGTATCAAGGAAGCCGATGTCGTGCTGCTGCCCGTGGGCGCGGGCGGCAGTTTCGATGCGCGGCTGGACATCGCCATCGCGCGCGAGGTTGCGGCCATTGCCTATGCGATCGGCAGGCCGGTGCAACTGACCTATTCGCGCTGGCAGGAGCATTTGCGCGCCCTGCCCCTGCCGCCCGCGCGAATCGGCTGCCGCGCGCTGGTCGGCCAGCAAGGCACGATCCGCGCCTGGCACAGCCGCATCGCCGCGCCCCCCGCAGCGCGCGAGATGCACGAAAGGCTGGATAACGGCCTGCGCGCAGAGGCGGCGATGGAAACGGCGGCAGGCGGCACCGATCCCGCCAATCTGATGGGCCATCGCCCGCCCTATGCCATTCCCGAATTGCTGGTCGATTGCGTTTCCGCCGATGTCGGCATCCCGTCGGGTCGGCTGCGCGGCAATGGCGAGATCAGGCCCTGTTTCGCCAGCGAGTGCTTTGTCGATGAAATCGCCCGCGCCAATGGCGAGGAGCCCCTGTCGTTCCGCATTTCGATGCTGGGCAACAACCCGCGCCTGTTCGCCTGTTTGCAAGGGGTGGCGCAGATCGCAGGCTGGGACGGCGGCAATGACGGCAGCAGCGAGGGGCTGGCATGCTGGCAGATGGACGATCCGGCCGGGCGGCCCGATGGCGGCGGTTTCATCGCGGTGATCGCCAATGCGCGTCTGGGGTCGAGCGAGACGGGAGGCGGCGTCGAAGTGTCGGGCCTGTCGGCCTATGTCGATATCGGGCGCATCGTGGATTACGATCTGGCGCTGCAACAGATTGAAGGCGGCCTGCTGTACGGCATGTCGCTGGCACTGGGCATGGCGGTCGGGTTCGACAATGGCCTGCCGCGCGAGCGCACGCTGGCCGCGCTGAACCTGCCGGGGCTGGGGCGGATGCCCGAAATCAGCGTGGGTTTTGCCGAAAACAATGCGCCGCCGTTCGATCCGGGCGAGATCGGCGTGGTCGCCGCCGCGCCCGCCATCGCCAATGCGCTGCGCGCCGCGACGGGCAGCCGTTACCGCACCATGCCGATCCGCATTGCCGAAGTTTCGGTGCCCCCATCCGGTTCCGGCGCATCCGACCCTGCCGCATCCGATCCTGCCACCCAGTCCGAAGGTGGCATCGCCGAACCGGCTGCCGAGGACGTCACCCCCGATGCCGCCGCGCCCGATTATGACGGGCCGGTGGAACTTCCCGACGGAAGCATAGCGCGATGA
- a CDS encoding Mrp/NBP35 family ATP-binding protein produces the protein MSDQANDPVPNPVAALQSRLAPIAGDRLAGARVGATGAVTLVLETGGMDVAARDALERDVRAALADMDLGEIRVAHMAERSDAAPAAAPKGPRLIAVGSGKGGVGKSTLSANLAVALARKGRKVGLVDADIYGPSQPRLLAAEDLKPTARDKQLIPVQSRWGVSMLSMGQLVEAGKAIAWRGPMAAGALTQLLEADWGTIDDLVIDLPPGTGDVQLTMIQKFKPAGAVIVSTPQDLALIDATRAIAFFEKADVPVMGVVENMAGYVCPHCGEASDPFGTGGAEAEAKRLGYPFLGRIPLSIDIRTASDAGTPPAAGEGPIADAFAALADSLLKGVR, from the coding sequence ATGTCCGATCAAGCAAACGACCCTGTCCCGAACCCTGTCGCCGCGCTACAGTCCCGCCTTGCCCCGATTGCCGGCGACCGGCTGGCGGGCGCGCGCGTCGGCGCGACGGGGGCGGTGACGCTTGTGCTGGAAACGGGCGGTATGGACGTGGCGGCGCGCGATGCGCTGGAACGCGACGTGCGCGCGGCGCTGGCGGATATGGATCTGGGCGAGATTCGCGTGGCCCATATGGCCGAACGCAGCGATGCGGCCCCTGCCGCCGCGCCGAAGGGCCCGCGCCTGATCGCGGTCGGGTCGGGCAAGGGCGGGGTGGGCAAATCCACCCTGTCGGCCAATCTGGCGGTGGCGCTGGCGCGCAAGGGGCGCAAGGTCGGGCTGGTCGATGCCGATATCTATGGCCCGTCGCAGCCGCGACTGTTGGCGGCAGAAGATCTGAAGCCGACCGCGCGCGACAAGCAGTTGATCCCCGTGCAAAGTCGATGGGGCGTCTCCATGTTGTCGATGGGCCAGCTGGTCGAAGCGGGCAAGGCCATCGCATGGCGCGGGCCGATGGCGGCGGGCGCGCTGACCCAGCTGCTGGAAGCGGATTGGGGCACTATCGACGATCTGGTGATCGATCTGCCGCCCGGCACTGGCGACGTGCAGCTGACGATGATCCAGAAGTTCAAGCCCGCGGGCGCGGTGATCGTGTCCACGCCGCAGGATCTGGCGCTGATCGATGCCACGCGCGCGATCGCCTTTTTCGAAAAGGCCGATGTGCCCGTCATGGGGGTGGTGGAGAATATGGCAGGCTATGTCTGCCCCCATTGCGGAGAAGCGAGCGACCCGTTCGGCACCGGCGGGGCAGAGGCAGAGGCAAAGCGGCTGGGCTATCCGTTTCTGGGCCGCATCCCGCTTTCGATCGACATCCGCACCGCCAGCGACGCAGGCACGCCGCCTGCCGCCGGGGAAGGGCCGATTGCCGATGCCTTTGCCGCATTGGCGGATAGTTTGCTAAAGGGTGTGCGATGA
- the hflK gene encoding protease modulator HflK, with amino-acid sequence MKEMGGSLKDAILGMVGRNPWGSAGGGGDEPPSGDNSNGGDTPTSDDDGTPPAKPASKPKNPWLPEGGAGAAGGPRRAANIEDLFGRRGQRGGGPSGGGGGNFPRMPQAPGGKSWVPLVVVAVAALWLLITSFHMIDPKEQGIVTTFGKYEKTLSPGVSFTLPWPVQQVDVEDVTSIRRDTIPEGEGEKLMLTGDQNLVDLSYLIRWNIKDLKLYKFQLAEPDETVKEVAEAAMRASVAEVTLDQALSGSGRAEIERSVAVNMQALLDAYRAGINIQGVEIKKADPPGQVIDSFRKVLSAQQEAEADINRARAWAEQVTARAEGEAQEFNEVYQQYRLAPEVTRRRMYYETMERVLRETDKTVVEADGVVPYLPLPEARRGSRAATAQAPRTTQESN; translated from the coding sequence ATGAAAGAGATGGGCGGGTCCTTGAAGGACGCAATATTGGGCATGGTTGGTCGCAATCCCTGGGGATCGGCCGGCGGCGGCGGCGACGAACCGCCTTCGGGCGACAATTCCAATGGGGGCGACACGCCTACATCGGACGACGATGGCACACCGCCTGCAAAGCCTGCGTCAAAGCCAAAGAATCCGTGGCTGCCCGAAGGGGGTGCCGGTGCCGCGGGCGGCCCGCGCCGCGCCGCGAATATCGAGGATCTGTTCGGACGCCGCGGCCAGCGCGGCGGCGGCCCAAGCGGTGGCGGAGGCGGCAATTTCCCGCGAATGCCGCAGGCACCGGGCGGGAAAAGCTGGGTGCCGCTGGTCGTTGTAGCCGTAGCGGCGCTGTGGCTCCTTATCACGAGTTTCCACATGATCGACCCCAAGGAACAGGGGATCGTCACCACATTTGGCAAATATGAAAAAACGCTCAGCCCGGGTGTGTCCTTTACCCTGCCATGGCCGGTCCAGCAGGTTGATGTAGAGGATGTCACATCCATCCGGCGCGACACCATTCCCGAGGGAGAGGGTGAGAAGCTGATGCTGACGGGCGACCAGAACCTTGTCGACCTGTCCTATCTGATCCGCTGGAACATCAAGGATCTGAAGCTCTATAAATTCCAGCTGGCCGAACCGGACGAGACGGTGAAGGAAGTGGCCGAGGCCGCGATGCGCGCTTCGGTGGCAGAGGTGACGCTGGATCAGGCCCTGTCGGGTTCGGGCCGCGCAGAGATCGAGCGCAGCGTCGCCGTCAATATGCAGGCGCTGCTCGACGCCTATCGCGCGGGCATCAATATCCAGGGTGTCGAAATCAAAAAGGCCGATCCGCCGGGTCAGGTGATCGACAGTTTCCGCAAGGTGCTGTCCGCCCAGCAAGAGGCCGAGGCCGACATCAACCGCGCGCGCGCATGGGCCGAACAGGTCACCGCCCGCGCCGAGGGTGAGGCGCAGGAGTTCAACGAGGTGTACCAGCAATATCGTCTGGCCCCCGAAGTGACCCGCCGCCGCATGTATTACGAAACGATGGAGCGCGTCTTGCGCGAGACTGACAAGACCGTAGTCGAAGCCGATGGCGTCGTCCCCTATCTGCCGCTGCCCGAAGCGCGGCGCGGCAGCCGCGCGGCGACTGCGCAGGCGCCCCGGACCACGCAGGAGTCGAACTGA
- the hflC gene encoding protease modulator HflC, which yields MDAIWERWKLAIIGGAIALAVALSSFIVVPETMQAVIIRTGEPVRVANRFRPNTDFGSTGAGIVYRLPIFERVVWVSKQVMDVDMQRQEVLSRDQRRLEVDAYARFRIIDPVLMVETAGSTDRVAEALQPILNSVLRQRLGTRSFQALITAERSAAMDEIRQGLDKEAREYGAQVIDVRIKRADLPEGPLETAFTRMETAREQESLTIRAQGAKRAQIIRGEAQAEAAKTYADAFNQDPEFYDFYRAMQSYDAVFADDSVGSESSIIMSPDNEYLRQFRGRR from the coding sequence ATGGACGCGATCTGGGAACGCTGGAAACTGGCGATCATCGGCGGCGCCATCGCACTGGCGGTGGCCTTGTCCTCCTTTATCGTGGTGCCCGAAACCATGCAGGCCGTGATCATCCGCACGGGTGAGCCGGTGCGCGTGGCCAACCGGTTCCGCCCCAACACCGATTTCGGCAGCACGGGCGCGGGCATCGTCTATCGCCTGCCGATTTTCGAACGCGTCGTCTGGGTGTCGAAACAGGTGATGGATGTCGACATGCAGCGGCAGGAAGTGCTCAGCCGCGACCAGCGCAGGCTGGAAGTCGACGCCTATGCGCGGTTCCGCATCATCGATCCGGTTCTGATGGTCGAAACTGCCGGCAGCACCGACCGCGTGGCCGAAGCCTTGCAGCCGATCCTGAATTCGGTCCTGCGGCAAAGGCTGGGCACGCGCAGCTTTCAGGCGCTGATCACTGCCGAACGCAGCGCCGCCATGGACGAGATCCGGCAGGGTCTGGACAAGGAAGCGCGCGAATATGGCGCACAGGTCATCGATGTGCGCATCAAGCGCGCCGACTTGCCCGAAGGGCCGCTGGAAACCGCCTTTACCCGCATGGAAACCGCCCGCGAACAGGAATCGCTGACCATTCGGGCACAGGGCGCGAAACGTGCGCAGATCATCCGCGGCGAGGCGCAGGCCGAAGCGGCCAAGACTTATGCCGATGCGTTCAACCAGGACCCCGAATTCTACGATTTCTATCGCGCCATGCAGAGTTATGACGCCGTATTCGCCGATGACAGCGTGGGCAGCGAAAGCTCTATCATCATGTCGCCGGACAACGAATATCTGCGCCAGTTCCGGGGCCGCCGTTAA
- a CDS encoding Do family serine endopeptidase produces MRYAYSVTAALLAGGAALSFATGFPAGAQVAQNDDASINRVVPRSGAPASFADLTAQLQPAVVNISTRQRVQVANNPFAGTPFEGLFGGQGQNQTREAQSLGSGFIISADGYVVTNNHVISVQGNGELESITVTMPDGAEYDAELIGKDPESDLAVLKISGDRDFPFVEFGSSSDARVGDWIIAIGNPFGLGGTVTSGIISAVFRNTNSGGIYDRYLQTDAAINRGNSGGPMFDMQGNVIGINNAIFSPTGGSVGIGFAIPADTAAPIVKKLIAGQTIERGYLGIQINPVTDDLASSLGLQKNRGEFVQSVVPGGAADQAGLKPGDVVLKVAGKDITPDQTLSYTVANIEPGTRVPIEVLRNGRRMNLTATVGLRPSQEELANSFSNQSEDDDEGFGNPGTGGEQEYIAEKLGVSAIPLTAEIRRQLGVSADLQGMVIAAVNGSSDAAQKGLRRGDIILSANYQDVSTVAQLEAAVRAAEKDSRDAVLLRVQRRGQPAVYLPIRLSRG; encoded by the coding sequence GTGCGTTACGCCTATTCGGTCACTGCCGCGCTGCTTGCTGGCGGCGCAGCCCTGTCCTTCGCCACCGGATTTCCCGCCGGTGCGCAAGTCGCCCAGAACGACGATGCGTCGATCAACCGCGTGGTGCCCCGTTCGGGCGCGCCCGCCAGCTTTGCCGATCTGACCGCGCAATTGCAGCCTGCGGTCGTCAATATCTCCACCCGCCAGCGTGTGCAGGTTGCCAATAATCCGTTCGCGGGCACCCCGTTCGAGGGGCTGTTCGGCGGTCAGGGCCAGAACCAGACGCGCGAGGCGCAGTCGCTCGGCTCGGGCTTTATCATCAGCGCCGATGGCTATGTGGTCACCAACAACCACGTGATTTCGGTGCAGGGCAATGGCGAGCTGGAATCGATCACCGTCACCATGCCCGACGGCGCGGAATACGATGCCGAACTGATCGGCAAGGATCCCGAATCCGACCTCGCCGTGCTGAAGATCAGTGGTGACAGGGATTTCCCCTTCGTCGAATTCGGATCGTCGAGCGATGCGCGCGTGGGCGACTGGATCATCGCCATCGGCAATCCGTTCGGCCTGGGCGGCACGGTCACCAGCGGGATCATTTCCGCCGTGTTCCGCAACACCAATTCGGGCGGCATCTATGACCGCTATCTGCAGACCGACGCCGCGATCAATCGCGGCAATTCGGGCGGCCCGATGTTCGACATGCAGGGCAATGTGATCGGCATCAACAATGCCATCTTCTCGCCCACCGGCGGCAGCGTGGGCATCGGCTTTGCCATTCCCGCCGACACCGCCGCCCCCATCGTGAAAAAGCTGATCGCGGGCCAGACGATCGAGCGTGGCTATCTGGGCATCCAGATCAATCCCGTCACCGACGATCTGGCATCCTCGCTGGGCTTGCAGAAGAATCGCGGCGAATTCGTGCAGTCGGTCGTACCCGGCGGCGCAGCGGATCAGGCGGGGCTGAAGCCCGGCGACGTCGTGCTGAAGGTCGCGGGCAAGGATATCACGCCCGACCAGACGCTGAGCTATACGGTCGCCAATATCGAACCCGGCACGCGCGTCCCGATCGAGGTGCTGCGCAATGGCAGGCGCATGAACCTGACCGCAACGGTCGGCCTGCGCCCCAGCCAGGAAGAGCTGGCCAACAGCTTCAGCAACCAGAGCGAGGACGACGACGAAGGCTTCGGCAATCCCGGCACTGGCGGCGAGCAGGAATATATCGCCGAAAAGCTGGGCGTGTCGGCCATCCCGCTGACGGCCGAGATCCGCCGCCAGCTGGGCGTCAGCGCCGATCTGCAAGGCATGGTGATCGCCGCCGTCAACGGTAGTTCAGACGCCGCGCAAAAGGGGCTGCGTCGCGGCGATATCATCCTGTCGGCGAATTATCAGGACGTCAGCACCGTGGCCCAGCTGGAAGCTGCCGTGCGCGCCGCCGAAAAGGACAGCCGCGATGCGGTGCTGCTGCGCGTGCAGCGGCGCGGCCAGCCTGCGGTATACCTGCCGATCCGGCTGTCGCGGGGTTGA